A single region of the Yersinia entomophaga genome encodes:
- the argH gene encoding argininosuccinate lyase, giving the protein MALWGGRFSQAADQRFKQFNDSLRFDYRLAEQDIFGSVAWSKALVTVGVLSAEEQLQLEQALTVLLEEVQADPQAILTSDAEDIHSWVETKLIAKVGDLGKKLHTGRSRNDQVATDLKLWCKFQVTELQSAVRQLQQALVITAEANQDAVMPGYTHLQRAQPVTFAHWCLAYSEMLARDESRLQDTLKRLDVSPLGCGALAGTAYAIDREQLADWLGFASATRNSLDSVSDRDHVLELLSNASIGMVHLSRFAEDLIFFNSGEAAFVDLSDRVTSGSSLMPQKKNPDALELIRGKCGRVQGALTGMMMTLKGLPLAYNKDMQEDKEGLFDALDTWLDCLHMAALVLDGIQVKRPRCKEAAEQGYANATELADYLVAKGVPFREAHHIVGEAVVEAIRQGKALEALPLQDLRKFSAIISDDVYPILALQSCLDKRVAKGGVSPLQVASAIAEAKERLF; this is encoded by the coding sequence ATGGCATTGTGGGGCGGACGGTTCAGTCAGGCAGCAGATCAGCGGTTTAAGCAATTTAACGATTCTCTGCGGTTTGATTACCGATTGGCAGAACAGGATATTTTCGGCTCTGTTGCCTGGTCAAAAGCGCTGGTTACCGTAGGCGTGTTGAGCGCCGAAGAGCAATTACAACTCGAACAGGCGTTGACCGTATTATTGGAAGAGGTTCAGGCCGATCCACAAGCCATTCTGACCAGCGATGCGGAAGATATTCATAGCTGGGTAGAAACCAAACTGATTGCCAAAGTCGGCGATTTAGGTAAAAAGCTGCATACCGGACGTAGCCGTAACGATCAGGTCGCTACCGATTTAAAACTATGGTGCAAATTCCAAGTGACGGAGCTGCAATCGGCGGTACGCCAGCTGCAACAGGCGTTGGTTATCACTGCGGAAGCCAATCAGGACGCGGTCATGCCGGGTTATACCCATCTGCAACGCGCTCAGCCGGTGACCTTTGCTCACTGGTGTTTGGCTTATAGCGAAATGCTGGCTCGTGATGAAAGTCGGTTGCAAGACACTTTAAAGCGTTTGGACGTGAGCCCATTGGGCTGTGGAGCGCTGGCGGGAACAGCTTACGCCATCGATCGCGAACAGCTGGCCGATTGGCTGGGTTTTGCTTCTGCGACCCGCAACAGTCTGGATAGTGTTTCCGATCGCGACCATGTGCTGGAATTACTGTCAAATGCCAGCATTGGTATGGTTCATCTCTCTCGTTTTGCCGAAGATTTGATTTTCTTCAACAGTGGCGAAGCGGCCTTTGTCGATTTATCTGACCGCGTCACTTCAGGCTCTTCCCTGATGCCGCAGAAGAAAAACCCGGATGCGTTGGAACTGATTCGGGGTAAATGTGGCCGTGTACAAGGCGCATTGACCGGGATGATGATGACATTGAAAGGCCTGCCTTTGGCTTACAACAAAGATATGCAGGAAGATAAAGAAGGGCTGTTTGACGCATTGGATACCTGGCTGGATTGCCTGCATATGGCGGCGCTGGTATTGGATGGTATTCAGGTGAAACGTCCGCGTTGCAAAGAAGCTGCCGAGCAGGGTTATGCGAATGCGACCGAATTGGCGGATTATCTGGTAGCGAAAGGCGTGCCTTTCCGTGAAGCGCATCATATTGTCGGCGAAGCGGTGGTTGAAGCCATTCGTCAGGGTAAAGCACTGGAAGCGTTGCCGTTGCAGGATTTGCGAAAATTCAGCGCCATTATTAGCGACGACGTGTACCCAATACTGGCTTTACAATCCTGTCTGGATAAACGTGTGGCCAAGGGCGGCGTATCGCCACTGCAGGTGGCATCAGCCATTGCTGAAGCTAAAGAGCGTT
- a CDS encoding argininosuccinate synthase, producing the protein MQTKGISKIVLAYSGGLDTSAIIPWLKENYDNCEVIAFVADIGQERADLEGIEQKALRTGASACYVADLREEFIKDYVYPVLQTGALYEGTYLLGTSMARPLIAKAQVELALKLGADAVAHGATGKGNDQVRFESTYTALAPQLKVVAPWREWDLRSREALLDYLKERDIPTTASLEKIYSRDENAWHISTEGGVLESPANASNKDCWVWTVAPEDAPDEPELVTVAVEKGKVVAVNGKAMSPFQCLDALNTLGAKHGIGRIDIVENRLVGIKSRGCYETPGGTIMMAALRGVEQLVLDRDSFKWREQLGLEMSYVVYDGRWFAPLRQSLQAAAEVLAQEVNGEVVLKLYKGQVTAIQKTSSNSLYSEEFATFGEDEVYDHSHAGGFIRLFSLSSRIRALNAKK; encoded by the coding sequence ATGCAAACTAAAGGCATCAGCAAAATTGTTCTGGCTTATTCCGGCGGCTTAGATACTTCGGCAATCATTCCATGGCTGAAAGAAAACTATGATAACTGCGAAGTGATCGCCTTCGTTGCGGATATCGGGCAGGAACGTGCCGATCTGGAAGGGATTGAACAAAAAGCGCTGCGAACGGGTGCCTCAGCCTGCTATGTGGCTGACCTGCGTGAAGAATTTATCAAAGATTACGTGTATCCAGTGCTGCAAACGGGCGCTCTGTACGAAGGTACTTACCTGCTGGGCACTTCAATGGCGCGTCCGTTAATTGCTAAAGCGCAGGTTGAGCTAGCGTTGAAACTGGGTGCTGATGCGGTAGCCCACGGTGCGACCGGTAAAGGTAACGATCAGGTGCGTTTCGAAAGCACCTATACCGCGCTGGCGCCACAACTGAAAGTGGTTGCGCCTTGGCGTGAGTGGGATCTGCGTTCCCGTGAAGCGCTGCTGGATTACCTGAAAGAGCGTGATATTCCGACTACGGCATCCTTGGAAAAAATCTATAGCCGTGACGAGAATGCGTGGCATATCTCTACTGAAGGCGGCGTGTTGGAAAGCCCGGCTAATGCTTCAAACAAAGATTGCTGGGTTTGGACCGTAGCGCCAGAAGACGCGCCGGACGAACCTGAGCTGGTCACCGTTGCCGTTGAAAAAGGCAAAGTGGTTGCGGTTAATGGCAAAGCGATGAGCCCGTTCCAATGTCTGGATGCATTGAATACGCTGGGCGCTAAACACGGTATTGGCCGTATCGATATCGTGGAAAACCGTCTGGTTGGCATTAAATCCCGTGGCTGTTACGAAACGCCGGGGGGCACCATCATGATGGCTGCGCTGCGTGGCGTTGAGCAACTGGTGCTGGATCGCGATAGCTTTAAATGGCGTGAGCAGTTAGGTCTGGAAATGTCCTACGTGGTTTACGATGGCCGTTGGTTCGCCCCATTGCGTCAATCCTTGCAGGCTGCGGCCGAAGTATTGGCGCAGGAAGTTAACGGTGAAGTGGTTCTAAAACTGTATAAAGGTCAGGTGACTGCAATTCAGAAAACGTCTTCTAACAGCCTGTATTCCGAAGAGTTTGCTACTTTCGGTGAAGATGAAGTTTACGATCACAGCCACGCCGGCGGCTTTATCCGTCTGTTCTCGCTGTCTTCCCGTATTCGTGCGCTGAACGCGAAGAAGTAA
- the argB gene encoding acetylglutamate kinase codes for MMNPLVIKLGGVLLDSEEALERLFNALVIYREKHQRPLVIMHGGGCLVDDLMKKLALPVVKKNGLRVTPADQIDIITGALAGTANKTLLAWAVKHHIAAVGLCLGDGNTVTVTPLDAELGHVGGAQPGSPTLVQTLLAANYMPIISSIGITASGELMNVNADQAATALAATLGADLILLSDVSGILDGKGQRIAEMTAQKAEQLIAQGIITDGMVVKVNAALDAARSLGRPVDIASWRHADQLPALFNGVPIGTRILA; via the coding sequence ATGATGAATCCGTTAGTCATTAAATTAGGTGGGGTGTTATTGGACAGCGAAGAGGCGTTGGAGCGCCTGTTTAATGCCTTGGTGATCTACCGCGAAAAGCATCAGCGTCCGCTGGTCATTATGCATGGCGGCGGCTGTCTGGTAGACGACTTGATGAAAAAACTGGCTCTGCCTGTCGTGAAGAAAAATGGCCTGCGGGTGACGCCGGCCGACCAGATCGACATCATCACCGGTGCACTGGCGGGGACTGCCAATAAAACCCTGTTAGCCTGGGCGGTGAAACATCATATCGCCGCCGTTGGCCTGTGTTTGGGCGATGGTAATACGGTCACAGTAACGCCGCTAGATGCGGAGTTGGGTCACGTTGGAGGTGCTCAACCGGGTTCACCGACGTTAGTACAAACCCTACTGGCTGCTAACTACATGCCGATCATTAGTTCTATCGGCATTACCGCCTCTGGCGAGCTAATGAATGTGAATGCGGATCAGGCGGCAACCGCGCTGGCGGCAACCTTAGGCGCGGATTTAATCCTGTTGTCTGATGTTAGCGGCATTCTGGATGGCAAAGGGCAACGCATTGCCGAAATGACGGCGCAAAAAGCAGAGCAACTGATTGCTCAGGGCATTATTACTGATGGTATGGTGGTGAAAGTGAACGCGGCGTTGGATGCAGCCCGTTCACTGGGGCGTCCGGTGGATATTGCCAGCTGGCGTCATGCTGACCAGCTTCCTGCTCTGTTTAACGGGGTACCGATAGGTACACGTATTCTGGCCTGA
- the argC gene encoding N-acetyl-gamma-glutamyl-phosphate reductase → MLNTLIVGASGYAGAELTAYLNRHPHMNITGLTVSAQSADAGKLLSDLHPQLKGIIDLPLQPLVDVAQAAKNVDVVFLATAHEVSHDLAPQFLAAGCVVFDLSGAYRVQDPDFYTTYYGFEHQHAEWLEQAVYGLAEWQADKIKQAQLIAVPGCYPTASQLALKPLVENGLLNQEQWPVINAVSGVSGAGRKASVGNSFCEVSLQPYGLFTHRHQPEIVAHLGTPVIFTPHLGNFARGILATITCRLNAGVTAQDIAEAYHNAYQDKPLVRLYQQGVPALKAVVGLPFCDIGFSVQGEHLIVVATEDNLLKGAAAQAVQCMNIRFGFPETQALL, encoded by the coding sequence ATGTTGAATACGCTGATTGTTGGTGCCAGCGGTTATGCCGGAGCTGAACTTACGGCTTACCTGAATCGTCACCCACATATGAACATAACCGGTTTAACGGTTTCAGCGCAAAGTGCAGATGCAGGAAAATTGCTTTCCGATCTGCACCCGCAGTTAAAAGGCATCATCGATTTACCGCTGCAACCCTTGGTTGATGTGGCTCAAGCTGCGAAAAACGTGGATGTGGTGTTTCTGGCAACCGCTCATGAAGTTAGCCACGATTTGGCTCCGCAATTTCTAGCGGCGGGCTGCGTAGTATTCGATTTGTCCGGTGCGTATCGCGTACAGGACCCTGATTTTTATACCACTTATTACGGTTTTGAACATCAGCATGCCGAATGGCTGGAGCAGGCAGTTTACGGCCTGGCGGAATGGCAGGCGGATAAAATTAAACAAGCTCAGTTGATTGCCGTGCCGGGTTGTTATCCCACGGCATCCCAGTTGGCGTTAAAGCCTCTGGTAGAAAACGGTTTGCTAAATCAGGAACAGTGGCCAGTGATTAATGCAGTAAGCGGCGTGAGCGGCGCGGGGCGTAAAGCCAGCGTCGGCAACAGCTTCTGCGAAGTCAGTTTGCAGCCTTACGGCTTGTTTACTCATCGTCATCAGCCTGAAATTGTGGCTCATTTGGGTACGCCGGTCATTTTCACTCCGCATCTGGGGAATTTTGCCCGCGGCATTCTGGCTACCATTACCTGTCGCCTAAACGCTGGCGTCACCGCACAGGATATCGCCGAGGCCTATCACAACGCCTATCAGGATAAACCTCTGGTGCGTTTGTATCAGCAGGGCGTTCCCGCACTGAAAGCCGTGGTTGGGTTACCGTTTTGCGATATCGGCTTTTCGGTTCAGGGCGAACATCTGATTGTGGTCGCGACGGAAGATAACTTACTGAAAGGCGCGGCAGCTCAGGCTGTTCAGTGCATGAATATACGCTTTGGTTTCCCGGAAACTCAGGCTTTGCTTTAA
- the argE gene encoding acetylornithine deacetylase, whose translation MKLPPFIELYRALIATPSISATDSALDQSNEALINLLAEWFSELGFRVEIQPVPESRNKFNLLASIGEGSGGLLLAGHTDTVPYDEGRWTRDPFTLSEHDNKLYGLGTADMKGFFAFILDAVRDIDASKLTKPLYILATADEETTMAGARYFAASTQLRPDFAIIGEPTSLKPVRAHKGHISSAIRIVGQSGHSSDPARGVNAIDLMHESITHLMALRNTLQERYNNPAFNIPYPTMNFGHISGGDAANRICACCELHMDIRPLPGLTLSDLSELMNEALAPVSQRWPGRLTIDELHPPIPGYECPTDHAMVAVIEKLLGSRTEVVNYCTEAPFIQQVCPTLVLGPGSINQAHQPDEYIDTAFIEPTRELISQLVDHFCQQ comes from the coding sequence ATGAAATTACCTCCATTTATTGAGCTGTACCGGGCGTTAATCGCAACGCCCTCTATTAGCGCAACCGATAGCGCTCTGGATCAAAGTAATGAAGCGTTAATCAACTTGTTGGCCGAATGGTTTAGCGAACTAGGTTTTCGCGTGGAAATCCAACCAGTGCCGGAATCCCGCAACAAATTCAACCTGCTGGCCAGCATTGGTGAAGGCAGCGGCGGGCTGCTGCTGGCGGGTCATACCGATACAGTACCTTACGATGAAGGCCGCTGGACGCGCGATCCGTTCACTTTGAGCGAACATGACAACAAGCTGTACGGTTTAGGTACTGCGGATATGAAAGGCTTCTTTGCCTTTATTCTGGATGCGGTGCGCGATATCGACGCCAGTAAACTGACCAAACCGCTGTATATTCTGGCTACCGCGGATGAAGAAACGACTATGGCCGGAGCGCGTTATTTTGCGGCTTCCACCCAACTACGCCCCGATTTTGCCATTATCGGCGAGCCAACCTCGCTGAAACCGGTGCGTGCCCATAAAGGCCATATTTCTAGCGCTATTCGCATCGTGGGTCAGTCCGGTCACTCCAGCGATCCGGCGCGCGGCGTCAACGCCATAGATCTGATGCATGAATCCATCACCCATTTGATGGCGCTACGCAACACATTGCAGGAGCGTTACAACAATCCGGCCTTCAATATTCCCTATCCCACCATGAACTTTGGCCACATCTCCGGCGGTGACGCGGCAAACCGTATTTGTGCCTGCTGTGAATTACATATGGATATTCGCCCGCTACCGGGGCTGACGTTGAGCGATTTAAGCGAATTGATGAATGAAGCGCTGGCACCGGTGAGCCAACGCTGGCCGGGTCGCTTGACCATCGACGAGCTACACCCGCCGATTCCGGGTTACGAATGCCCAACCGATCACGCTATGGTGGCGGTGATTGAGAAACTGCTGGGCAGCCGTACCGAGGTGGTGAATTACTGCACCGAAGCACCGTTTATTCAGCAGGTATGCCCTACACTGGTGCTTGGCCCTGGCTCGATTAATCAGGCACATCAGCCAGATGAATATATAGACACCGCTTTTATTGAACCGACCCGCGAGCTGATTTCCCAGTTGGTCGATCACTTCTGCCAGCAGTAA
- the ppc gene encoding phosphoenolpyruvate carboxylase has product MNEQYSAMRSNVSMLGTLLGDTIKEALGEHILDRVETIRKLSKSSRAGNEAHRQELLSTLQNLSNDELLPVARAFSQFLNLTNTAEQYHSISPHGEAASNPEALAQLFNRLKDKNLSNKDMCKAVDELSIELVLTAHPTEITRRTLIHKLVEVNTCLSQLDHNDLADYERNKIMRRLRQLVAQSWHTDEIRKLRPSPIDEAKWGFAVVENSLWEGVPAFLREFNEQLENSLDYRLPVEAVPIRFTSWMGGDRDGNPNVTAEVTRHVLLLSRWKATDLFLRDIQVLVSELSMSECTPELRKLAGGKEVLEPYRELMKRIRTQLINTQTYLEGRLKGDRVLPPEDLLISNEQLWEPLYASYQSLKACGMEIIANGQLLDTLRRVRCFGVPLVRIDVRQESTRHTDAIAELTRYLGLGDYESWSESDKQAFLIRELNSKRPLVPLKWEPSAETQEVLETCRVIAEAPEGSIAAYVISMAKVPSDVLAVHLLLKEAGCPFTLPVAPLFETLDDLNNADDVMKQLLSIDWYRGLIQGKQMVMIGYSDSAKDAGVMAASWAQYRAQDALIKTCEKAGVALTLFHGRGGSIGRGGAPAHAALLSQPPGSLKGGLRVTEQGEMIRFKFGLPEVTISSLALYAGAILEANLLPPPEPKKEWVEVMDLLSEASCDMYRGYIRENPDFVPYFRAATPELELGKLPLGSRPAKRRPNGGVESLRAIPWIFAWTQNRLMLPAWLGAGAGLQKAIDAGKQDELATMCRDWPFFSTRIGMLEMVFAKADLWLAEYYDQRLVDKKLWPLGKQLRDQLAADIKVVLTIANDDHLMADLPWIAESIALRNVYTDPLNVLQAELLHRSRQQEHPDARVEQALMVTIAGVAAGMRNTG; this is encoded by the coding sequence ATGAACGAACAATATTCCGCAATGCGAAGTAACGTCAGTATGCTCGGCACACTACTCGGAGACACAATTAAGGAAGCGCTGGGCGAGCACATCCTTGACCGGGTAGAAACCATTCGTAAGTTATCTAAATCTTCGCGAGCCGGTAATGAAGCGCACCGTCAGGAGCTGCTTTCGACGCTGCAAAACCTTTCTAACGACGAGTTATTGCCCGTCGCTCGTGCGTTTAGCCAGTTTCTTAATCTGACGAACACCGCTGAGCAATACCACAGCATTTCGCCGCATGGTGAAGCGGCAAGTAATCCAGAAGCCTTGGCCCAGCTGTTTAATCGTCTGAAAGATAAGAATCTAAGCAATAAGGATATGTGCAAAGCGGTGGATGAACTGTCCATCGAACTAGTTCTTACTGCGCATCCAACCGAAATTACCCGCCGTACTCTGATTCATAAACTGGTTGAAGTGAATACTTGCCTGAGCCAGTTGGATCACAATGATTTAGCCGATTACGAACGCAACAAGATCATGCGTCGTTTGCGGCAGTTAGTTGCACAATCTTGGCATACCGACGAAATTCGCAAACTGCGACCGTCACCTATCGACGAGGCCAAATGGGGTTTTGCCGTTGTTGAAAACAGTCTGTGGGAAGGGGTTCCGGCTTTCCTGCGTGAATTCAATGAGCAGTTGGAAAATTCTCTCGATTACCGACTGCCGGTAGAAGCGGTGCCGATTCGCTTTACCTCGTGGATGGGCGGCGACCGCGACGGCAACCCGAACGTTACCGCCGAAGTCACCCGCCACGTTCTGCTACTCAGCCGCTGGAAAGCGACCGATCTGTTCTTGCGCGATATTCAGGTGCTGGTTTCCGAACTGTCGATGTCGGAATGTACACCGGAACTACGCAAACTGGCCGGTGGCAAAGAGGTGCTGGAACCTTATCGCGAATTGATGAAACGAATTCGTACCCAGCTAATCAACACCCAAACTTATCTGGAAGGCCGCCTGAAAGGCGATCGCGTATTACCTCCGGAAGATCTGTTGATCAGCAATGAACAACTGTGGGAACCGTTGTATGCCAGCTATCAATCGCTAAAAGCCTGTGGGATGGAAATTATCGCCAACGGCCAGTTGCTGGATACGCTGCGCCGCGTGCGCTGCTTCGGCGTGCCGCTGGTGCGTATCGACGTTCGTCAAGAAAGTACCCGTCACACCGATGCTATTGCCGAACTGACTCGCTATTTGGGTCTGGGTGATTATGAAAGCTGGTCAGAATCAGATAAACAAGCGTTCCTGATTCGCGAACTTAACTCCAAGCGCCCGCTGGTACCATTAAAGTGGGAGCCCAGCGCCGAGACTCAGGAAGTGCTGGAAACCTGCCGGGTTATCGCCGAAGCGCCGGAAGGCTCCATCGCCGCTTACGTGATTTCCATGGCGAAAGTCCCTTCTGACGTACTGGCCGTGCATTTACTGCTCAAAGAAGCCGGTTGTCCATTCACTCTGCCCGTTGCGCCGCTGTTTGAAACTCTCGACGATCTGAATAACGCCGATGACGTGATGAAACAGTTGCTAAGCATTGACTGGTATCGCGGCCTGATTCAGGGCAAACAGATGGTTATGATCGGTTATTCCGATTCAGCCAAAGACGCGGGTGTCATGGCCGCTTCGTGGGCGCAGTATCGTGCTCAGGATGCCTTAATTAAAACCTGTGAGAAAGCCGGTGTCGCTTTGACGCTGTTCCACGGTCGCGGCGGTTCTATCGGTCGCGGTGGCGCACCTGCTCATGCGGCGCTGCTCTCCCAGCCTCCGGGTAGCCTGAAAGGTGGCCTGCGCGTCACCGAGCAAGGCGAAATGATTCGCTTTAAATTCGGTTTACCTGAAGTCACTATCAGCAGTCTGGCGCTGTACGCCGGGGCGATTCTGGAAGCCAATCTATTGCCACCGCCGGAACCGAAGAAAGAGTGGGTCGAAGTCATGGATCTACTGTCTGAGGCATCCTGTGATATGTATCGCGGCTATATTCGTGAAAATCCTGACTTTGTGCCTTATTTCCGTGCGGCAACGCCGGAACTGGAATTGGGCAAATTGCCGTTGGGTTCTCGCCCGGCGAAACGCCGCCCGAACGGTGGTGTGGAAAGTCTGCGCGCTATTCCGTGGATTTTCGCCTGGACGCAAAACCGCCTGATGCTGCCCGCTTGGCTGGGTGCCGGGGCCGGTTTGCAAAAAGCCATTGATGCAGGAAAACAGGATGAGCTGGCAACCATGTGCCGCGATTGGCCATTCTTCTCCACTCGCATCGGCATGCTGGAAATGGTCTTCGCTAAAGCCGATCTGTGGCTGGCTGAATATTACGATCAGCGTTTGGTCGACAAAAAGCTCTGGCCGTTAGGTAAGCAATTGCGCGATCAGCTCGCCGCCGATATTAAAGTGGTGTTAACCATCGCCAATGACGATCATTTGATGGCCGATCTACCGTGGATTGCCGAATCTATCGCGTTACGCAACGTTTATACCGATCCATTGAACGTGCTTCAGGCGGAATTACTGCACCGTTCCCGTCAGCAGGAACATCCGGATGCCCGCGTTGAACAGGCGTTGATGGTGACTATTGCTGGCGTCGCCGCAGGTATGCGTAATACCGGCTAG
- the metF gene encoding methylenetetrahydrofolate reductase, translated as MSFFHANQREALNQSLAELQGQINVSFEFFPPRTSEMEDTLWSSIDRLSTLKPKFVSVTYGANSGERDRTHSIIKDIKERTGLDAAPHLTCIDASAGELREIAQDYWRNGIRHIVALRGDLPEGSGKPEMYATDLVALLKDVGDFDISVAAYPEVHPEAKSAQADLINLKRKIDAGANRAITQFFFDVESYLRFRDRCVATGIDVEIVPGILPVSNFKQLQRFATMTNVRVPHWMTSVFEGLDNDPETRKMLGASIAMDMVKILSREGVKDFHFYTLNRAEMSYAICHTLGVRP; from the coding sequence ATGAGTTTTTTTCACGCAAACCAGCGGGAAGCGCTGAATCAGAGTCTGGCAGAGTTGCAGGGTCAGATTAACGTCTCTTTCGAGTTTTTCCCGCCGCGTACCAGCGAGATGGAAGACACCCTGTGGAGCTCGATTGACCGTTTAAGCACACTGAAACCTAAGTTTGTTTCAGTGACTTACGGGGCTAACTCCGGTGAGCGCGACCGTACTCACAGCATTATTAAAGACATTAAAGAGCGTACCGGTCTGGATGCTGCACCGCATTTGACCTGCATTGACGCCTCGGCGGGTGAGCTGCGTGAGATTGCGCAGGATTACTGGCGCAATGGCATTCGTCATATTGTGGCGTTACGCGGTGATTTGCCGGAGGGCAGCGGTAAGCCGGAAATGTATGCAACCGATCTGGTTGCTTTGCTGAAAGACGTCGGCGATTTTGATATTTCCGTGGCAGCTTATCCGGAAGTACATCCTGAGGCTAAGAGCGCTCAGGCGGATTTGATTAATCTTAAGCGTAAGATTGATGCCGGTGCTAACCGTGCCATTACTCAGTTTTTCTTCGACGTAGAAAGTTACCTGCGTTTTCGCGATCGCTGTGTGGCGACGGGAATTGACGTAGAAATCGTGCCGGGAATTTTGCCGGTATCCAACTTTAAGCAGCTACAGCGCTTTGCCACCATGACCAACGTGCGCGTTCCTCATTGGATGACCAGCGTATTTGAAGGGCTGGATAACGACCCTGAGACGCGCAAAATGCTGGGCGCTTCTATCGCTATGGATATGGTGAAAATTCTGAGCCGCGAAGGAGTAAAGGATTTCCATTTCTATACCCTGAATCGGGCAGAAATGAGCTACGCCATTTGCCATACTTTGGGTGTTAGGCCTTAA